Proteins encoded in a region of the Trypanosoma brucei gambiense DAL972 chromosome 11, complete sequence genome:
- a CDS encoding 40S ribosomal protein S21, putative encodes MATIGTYNEEGVNVDLYIPRKCHATNSLITSFDHSAVQIAIANVDPNGVIDGTTTTLCIAGYLRCQGESDHAINHLAIAKGIVRIKTGKKPRAKKTKNLKVASGARTQQKGGRNAAGQTKGAAQRGAAQKPTGRPQQAQRQGGRPARTEEGNRQRQGQQRQKPQQQQQQRQQQQQQRGGDRRAPQQSGRRGPRS; translated from the coding sequence ATGGCGACCATCGGGACCTACAATGAGGAAGGCGTGAACGTGGACCTGTACATTCCGCGCAAATGCCACGCGACGAACAGCCTCATTACCTCGTTCGATCACTCTGCTGTGCAGATTGCCATTGCAAATGTCGATCCGAACGGTGTGATTGATGGTACGACGACTACGCTTTGCATCGCTGGTTACCTTCGCTGCCAGGGTGAGTCGGATCATGCCATCAATCACCTAGCAATCGCTAAGGGTATTGTCCGCATCAAGACTGGCAAGAAACCTCGCGCCAAGAAAACCAAGAACCTGAAGGTTGCCTCAGGTGCCCGCACTCAGCAGAAGGGTGGCCGTAACGCGGCTGGTCAAACTAAGGGTGCTGCCCAGCGTGGAGCTGCACAGAAGCCCACTGGCCGTCCACAGCAGGCACAACGACAGGGTGGGAGGCCCGCCAGAACTGAGGAGGGCAACCGTCAACGCCAGGGTCAACAGAGGCAGAaaccgcagcagcaacaacaacaacggcagcagcagcagcagcagcgcggCGGTGACAGGAGGGCACCTCAGCAGAGCGGTAGGCGCGGCCCTCGCTCTTAG